One segment of Apus apus isolate bApuApu2 chromosome 1, bApuApu2.pri.cur, whole genome shotgun sequence DNA contains the following:
- the LOC127392461 gene encoding 2-oxoglutarate receptor 1-like: MASERTGNFSALPDQIDPLTSCKDEDFLQVKFYLSVLYGLIFLVCFPGNIVTILVYFVKMRPWKSSTIIMLNLAITDLLYLATLPFFIHYSANGNNWIFGDFICKLIHFCFYFNMYSGILFLSCFSIFRFFLVVHPIKCLFVQKRRWAVLTCVVVWMISLAAISPLGILIATRHMRNRTICPDLALAEDLETTRWYNWLLTITVFFLPLLTVTLCYVLIIYTLATGPHTRACYKQKARRLAIVLLVVFYVCFLPFHVFRGLHLELRVQPVSCHLKNMTLFMFIMAKPLAALNTFGNLMLYVVTGDNFQQAILSLLKFQTNKILK; encoded by the coding sequence ATGGCATCTGAACGCACCGGCAATTTCAGTGCTCTGCCAGACCAGATAGATCCTTTGACAAGCTGCAAGGATGAAGATTTCTTACAGGTGAAATTCTATCTCTCTGTTCTTTATGGCCTGATCTTCCTGGTGTGTTTCCCAGGGAACATAGTGACAATTTTGGTTTACTTTGTCAAGATGAGGccctggaaaagcagcactaTCATTATGCTAAACCTGGCTATCACTGACTTACTCTATTTAGCCACGCTTCCTTTCTTTATACACTACTCTGCTAATGGAAATAATTGGATTTTTGGAGACTTCATTTGCAAGTTAATTCACTTTTGTTTCTACTTCAACATGTACAGCGGTATCCTCTTCCTTAGCTGCTTCAGCATCTTCCGCTTCTTTCTGGTTGTCCACCCAATTAAATGCCTTTTTGTTCAAAAACGGAGATGGGCGGTGCTGACTTGTGTGGTGGTTTGGATGATTTCCCTGGCAGCCATCAGCCCCTTGGGCATCTTGATTGCCACAAGGCATATGCGGAACAGGACCATCTGCCCGGACTTGGCTCTTGCTGAGGACCTTGAGACTACACGGTGGTATAACTGGCTGCTGACCATCACTGTCTTCTTCTTGCCCTTGTTGACGGTGACTCTGTGCTATGTGCTCATTATTTACACCTTGGCTACCGGGCCCCACACACGGGCTTGTTACAAACAAAAAGCCCGCAGACTCGCCATTGTCCTCTTGGTGGTCTTCTACGTGTGCTTCCTCCCCTTCCACGTCTTTCGAGGGCTTCATCTGGAGCTCCGTGTACAACCAGTGAGCTGCCACTTGAAGAACATGACCCTTTTTATGTTTATCATGGCTAAACCTCTAGCAGCATTAAATACTTTCGGAAACTTAATGCTCTATGTAGTGACAGGAGACAACTTCCAGCAGGCGATCCTCTCACTTCTCAAGTTTCAGACAAACAAGATCTTGAAGTAG